CCTTATCCTATTTCCAGGTTCAGCTTGTTGATGGCATCGGCCACCATTCGTGCGACTGCCTCTGCACCTTGCTCATTCAAATGCGTATTGTCTTCGATCCCTTCGGGGTAATTCGGATGTTCGCCCGGGTGCAGCCAGGTCAGCCATTCTTTTGATTTGGCGTCCCCCATTTCCTTGAAAGCGACGGCACTTCGGCCGCACAAATCGACGAAAGGGACTTTTTCCTGAACGGCCAGCGCTTCCATCGACCTGGGATAATCGCCGTGCGTGTTGATCAAAAGACCGTCAACGTCAAAATGTCTGCGGCAAAGAGGCGAGATGAGTACGGGATGTGCCCCCTTCTCTCTCGCCCCGTCAATATATTGCCGTAAATACCGATGGTACATGTTCCAAGGACTTGTATGTCTTTCGGCATCTTCCTTACTGTCGTTGTGACCAAATTGTATAAACAAGAAGTCGCCCGTCTTGATCATTTGTAAAATTTCTTCGAGTATTCCTTCCTCGATAAAGCTTTTGGAGCTTCTCCCGCACAAGGCTTTATTCACAACCCGAACGGAATCGGGAATAAATAAATGGAGCTTATTCCCCCAACCTTGCATGGGGTACGAATGAGGCGGATAATCTGCCATCGTCGAATCGCCAGCCAAGTAAATCGTTTGTATTCCCAAAGCATCCACCACCGATTATTGATAAGCGCCGGATTGCATACTCCAACCCGGCGCTTTTTTTGCTTGACAATCACATTATTCCGTTATTGATTCTCAGACGCCGAACTTATCCGCCAGCCTCTTGGCCAACTCGTCATCCGAGAGAGGATTGCGGTGCGTGTTCTCCAAATAAATGTATTTCTCCGTTTCCGGCATCAGAAACTGCTTGTACCACGCGAAGAAATCGGGGCTGTCGCCGTGCATGCGAAGCCAGCGGCGGAGCGTATCCATGTTTTGCACCGTGCTCTCGACATTCGTCAGCCAGTCCGCGCGGAAGAAATGAGCCCACTTCCCATGCTCGGCTTCTTGCAGCGCGACCCGGCCCTTCCGATAGTTCCACATCGCTTGCGAAGCATAGACGAACGCCAGCGGATAGCTGCCTTCACGGTAAGCGGAGTACGATTTCCCAAGTGCGTCAAAGCCCTCGCAGCCGGACAAATGCAGTTCTACGTGCAGCAGCAAATGATCCTTGAGCCGAAGGCGGTCCGGTTCCGCCAGTTCCGGAAGGAGCTTCACGATCCGCTCCTTCAGCTCGCTCAAGCCATGAACGGCCTCGCTGCACTTCCGCCGAAACCACTCGACTTGCTCCGGAAAATCGACTTCCCCCGTCGTCCAATATAAGCGGGCATCCGGTTGATCCGCTTTCCCTTGAAGCCAGTGTCCGACGATTTGGCGGGCCGGATGGTGATAGAACTCGTCTCCCGCCCGGTCGTCTTCGTTCGGACCATAAGAAATCGTCCGCCGCGCATAGTCGCGGAACATCTCGGCGATTTCCGGAGAGCCCGAGGGGAACATTCGGCGGACAAACGACCCAAGATGCTCTTCCGTATCCGCCTCCCCCCGCGTCCATAGCTCCCGTATCAAGTCCAGCGTATAGACGTGCGGCCGGATGTTGCCGCTGTTGACGAGCACATAATCCTTTGCTCCGACCCGAAAAGCCCCCTCAACCTCATCTTTGATCAATTCGGCCGGAGCCGGAAACAAAGTTAAATGATTGGAGGCTTGCAGATCGTGAAACGTCACATGGTAGTAAATGCCGTGCTTCCCTTCTTCATGCGGCTCGGGCAAAGCCGGTACCCGCAGATTCAGGTTTCCGTGGCGCCGGGATACCATCTTGCCGTATCCATTGTCTGCCCAAACCTTGATAACGTCGTCCGGAACATTGACATGACCTGCTTTATATAATTCCGAGATCTCCCCATACAATGCCACGCAATACTGCGGATCGGCTACCTTGCTGCTAACAATATCGTATTGTTTGCGTATGACTCGGCTGATCATTTCACCGCGCTTCTCAGGCGTGTCGAATGCGGGATCTTGAACCCAGAAAGGCTGGTCTCCTTGCCCGCGGAAGGAAAGAACCCAAACAATGTTACGGTCCTTTTGCTTCTCAATCGCTTCCTCCCATAGCGTTTCGAACAGCTCCGGGTTCTCTTGATAGCTCGCTTTCTTTCCTTCATACGCTCTCAGAAACATCTCGGCGCCTAATGGCTCTGCATGGTGGTGAGTGATCCATAATCCCATCTCAGCGGCCACATCGGCATGCACGCCGTGCCTCGGCAGGTCAGTGCCTGGAATGACCATATTCCCCCCGCAGCGCAGAAGCGCTTCAAAGACAGGCTGCCATACCTCGCGGGTCGGCGGGTACTCTTCCTTCCAGCCGATCAGGCATACCTCGTCGTTGACGAACCAGCCGCGGAACCGGACGAACGGTTCCGGCGAATCGTAATCGCCCTCAGGAAGCTCGACTCGGCTTCGACGCTCGGGCGGAAGATCCGCCCAGAACCAGAACGGATCGACGCCCAGGTACTTTCCGCTGTACTCGAGCATGCCGTAGACCAGGCCGAGATCGTCGCCCGCAGCAATATGAAGCTCCGTTCTGCCGCCGTCCTTGACGAAGCGGAAGCAATACGCCTCCGGCCGGTCCGGGCAACGGTCTTCGGGTATTGCGTAACGGATGACGATATCGGCCGGTTCGTCAGCCCCCGATACAAGTCTCGGAGCGGCGCCCAGCACCTGCGAATGATCCCTCTCCACCATCTTCCAAGCATGGCGGACCGGCGATGACGGATCCGTTGGAATTCGGTACGACGTATATT
This is a stretch of genomic DNA from Paenibacillus sp. sptzw28. It encodes these proteins:
- a CDS encoding rhamnogalacturonan acetylesterase, whose translation is MGIQTIYLAGDSTMADYPPHSYPMQGWGNKLHLFIPDSVRVVNKALCGRSSKSFIEEGILEEILQMIKTGDFLFIQFGHNDSKEDAERHTSPWNMYHRYLRQYIDGAREKGAHPVLISPLCRRHFDVDGLLINTHGDYPRSMEALAVQEKVPFVDLCGRSAVAFKEMGDAKSKEWLTWLHPGEHPNYPEGIEDNTHLNEQGAEAVARMVADAINKLNLEIG
- a CDS encoding glycosyl hydrolase 115 family protein — its product is MAFIIDKYTSYRIPTDPSSPVRHAWKMVERDHSQVLGAAPRLVSGADEPADIVIRYAIPEDRCPDRPEAYCFRFVKDGGRTELHIAAGDDLGLVYGMLEYSGKYLGVDPFWFWADLPPERRSRVELPEGDYDSPEPFVRFRGWFVNDEVCLIGWKEEYPPTREVWQPVFEALLRCGGNMVIPGTDLPRHGVHADVAAEMGLWITHHHAEPLGAEMFLRAYEGKKASYQENPELFETLWEEAIEKQKDRNIVWVLSFRGQGDQPFWVQDPAFDTPEKRGEMISRVIRKQYDIVSSKVADPQYCVALYGEISELYKAGHVNVPDDVIKVWADNGYGKMVSRRHGNLNLRVPALPEPHEEGKHGIYYHVTFHDLQASNHLTLFPAPAELIKDEVEGAFRVGAKDYVLVNSGNIRPHVYTLDLIRELWTRGEADTEEHLGSFVRRMFPSGSPEIAEMFRDYARRTISYGPNEDDRAGDEFYHHPARQIVGHWLQGKADQPDARLYWTTGEVDFPEQVEWFRRKCSEAVHGLSELKERIVKLLPELAEPDRLRLKDHLLLHVELHLSGCEGFDALGKSYSAYREGSYPLAFVYASQAMWNYRKGRVALQEAEHGKWAHFFRADWLTNVESTVQNMDTLRRWLRMHGDSPDFFAWYKQFLMPETEKYIYLENTHRNPLSDDELAKRLADKFGV